In Synechococcus sp. A18-25c, a single window of DNA contains:
- the cobU gene encoding bifunctional adenosylcobinamide kinase/adenosylcobinamide-phosphate guanylyltransferase, giving the protein MAVVDLTAGLVLVTGPSRSGKSRWAEHLVEQHSDVTYVATSAPRPKDANWQQRILRHRQRRPSRWSVVECGADLAGAMHTIPANQTLLIDALGGFTASYLDLDADAWNKVTSHLMHALLARSQPVVMVVEETGWGVVPATAVGGRFRDRQGELAQLLERHASASWLVVQGRAVNLHSVGVAVPQ; this is encoded by the coding sequence ATGGCGGTGGTTGATCTCACCGCTGGCTTAGTCCTGGTCACCGGTCCCAGTCGTAGTGGCAAGAGCCGTTGGGCTGAACACCTCGTTGAACAACATTCCGATGTGACCTACGTCGCCACATCGGCACCACGTCCCAAAGATGCCAATTGGCAACAACGCATCCTTCGCCATCGACAACGACGTCCCTCGCGTTGGAGCGTTGTGGAGTGCGGAGCGGATCTGGCTGGTGCGATGCACACAATCCCAGCCAATCAGACCTTGTTGATCGATGCTCTGGGGGGCTTCACCGCCTCTTACCTCGATCTGGATGCTGATGCGTGGAACAAGGTCACAAGCCACCTGATGCACGCCTTACTGGCCCGCTCGCAACCGGTTGTGATGGTGGTTGAAGAAACAGGATGGGGCGTGGTTCCAGCGACAGCAGTCGGTGGCAGGTTCCGTGATCGACAAGGTGAGCTGGCTCAGCTGCTTGAACGTCATGCCAGCGCCAGCTGGCTGGTTGTGCAGGGGCGCGCAGTGAATCTGCACTCCGTCGGAGTCGCCGTTCCTCAATGA
- a CDS encoding tRNA (cytidine(34)-2'-O)-methyltransferase has protein sequence MTNRIAPPLRVALFEPRIPPNTGNIARTCAAFGLPLSLIEPLGFSIDDRQLKRAGLDYWPHVDLSVHRDFEQFRTDLTSPSRLIGCSRRGGESLQHMTFQQGDVLLFGREDIGLPDPIRDRCEKILTIPMPCSAAEDGQGGVRSLNLSVACAIVCFQAGLSLELW, from the coding sequence ATGACCAACCGGATCGCTCCACCCCTCAGAGTGGCCTTGTTTGAGCCGCGCATTCCACCCAACACCGGCAACATCGCCCGAACCTGTGCAGCCTTCGGTCTTCCTCTGTCGCTGATTGAACCTTTGGGGTTCTCGATCGACGATCGCCAACTTAAACGGGCAGGCCTCGATTACTGGCCGCATGTTGATCTCTCCGTGCATCGTGATTTCGAGCAATTTCGCACTGACCTCACATCGCCATCAAGGCTGATTGGCTGCAGCCGGCGTGGTGGTGAATCCTTGCAGCACATGACCTTTCAGCAGGGCGATGTGCTCCTTTTTGGAAGGGAAGACATCGGTCTTCCAGATCCAATCCGTGACCGCTGCGAGAAAATACTGACAATTCCGATGCCTTGCAGTGCCGCGGAGGATGGCCAAGGCGGTGTCCGAAGCCTGAACCTCTCGGTGGCATGCGCCATTGTTTGTTTTCAAGCGGGTCTGAGTTTGGAGCTGTGGTGA
- a CDS encoding M23 family metallopeptidase — protein sequence MKPLLFVVTALTSSSALFVVSQLSGYADPQHVPPPPLLTALTTAPEYIWVPLAADSELSSISRALDLSLNELAEINDKPSRTLLKAGTWIVLPKSSQDQVLLSTRFEGDNLRTTAPLSAPPTLQNAVESHPNHSLASLVRDHGISIEKLRSLNPGIELSKLTIDSNVPAANAQSLLAVRPLQSGGASWPQLPNFSDLEGFGDNQSYAWPTKGVFTSGYGWRWGRMHKGIDIANNVGTPILAAKSGLITFSGWSSGGYGYMVEIAHPDGSSTRYAHNSRLLVKKGQLVPQGTKISLMGSTGRSTGPHLHFEIRRDGGAALDPMALLPTQRV from the coding sequence ATGAAGCCACTGCTCTTCGTAGTCACCGCTCTGACCTCAAGCAGTGCCCTTTTCGTGGTGTCGCAGCTGTCTGGCTATGCAGATCCACAGCATGTTCCGCCTCCGCCTTTGTTAACAGCGCTGACCACAGCTCCCGAATACATTTGGGTTCCTTTGGCTGCAGACAGCGAATTGAGCAGCATTTCCAGAGCATTAGACCTCTCGCTCAACGAACTCGCTGAAATCAATGACAAACCATCCAGAACGCTCCTGAAGGCGGGCACATGGATTGTTTTGCCGAAATCCAGCCAGGATCAGGTTCTGCTCTCAACTCGGTTTGAGGGAGACAACCTGCGGACTACAGCTCCACTGAGCGCGCCACCAACCCTGCAGAACGCCGTTGAAAGTCATCCGAATCACAGTCTTGCCAGCCTGGTGCGCGACCACGGCATCTCCATTGAAAAGCTGAGGAGCCTGAATCCAGGCATCGAGCTCAGCAAGCTCACCATCGACAGCAATGTTCCTGCAGCCAACGCGCAATCTCTCCTCGCTGTTCGCCCGCTGCAATCGGGAGGGGCAAGTTGGCCGCAATTGCCGAACTTTTCCGACCTGGAAGGGTTCGGTGATAACCAGTCCTATGCGTGGCCCACAAAAGGTGTGTTTACTTCGGGCTATGGATGGCGCTGGGGCCGTATGCATAAAGGGATCGATATTGCCAACAATGTTGGAACTCCAATCCTTGCTGCGAAAAGCGGCTTGATCACGTTTTCAGGCTGGAGCAGTGGCGGTTATGGCTACATGGTGGAGATTGCCCACCCCGATGGCTCCTCGACCCGATATGCCCATAACAGCAGACTGTTGGTGAAAAAGGGGCAACTTGTTCCACAAGGTACCAAAATCTCTTTGATGGGAAGCACAGGTCGCAGCACAGGTCCACACCTCCACTTTGAAATTCGTCGTGATGGCGGAGCTGCGCTTGATCCCATGGCTCTGTTACCCACGCAGCGTGTTTGA
- a CDS encoding peroxiredoxin gives MSSLRVGQQAPDFTATAVVDQEFKEITLSQYRGKYVVLFFYPLDFTFVCPTEITAFSDRYADFSSKNTEVLGVSVDSQFSHLAWIQTARNEGGLGDINYPLVADLKKEISTAYNVLDEDEGVALRGLFIIDPDGVIMHATINNLPVGRNVDETLRVLQAFQYVQSNPDEVCPANWTPGEKTMKPDPVGSKEFFAAIN, from the coding sequence ATGTCCTCGCTGCGCGTGGGCCAACAGGCCCCCGATTTCACAGCCACAGCAGTGGTTGACCAGGAATTCAAGGAAATCACCCTGTCTCAGTACCGCGGCAAGTACGTGGTCCTGTTTTTCTATCCCCTGGATTTCACCTTTGTGTGTCCCACGGAGATCACCGCCTTCAGCGATCGCTATGCGGACTTCTCCAGCAAGAACACTGAGGTTCTCGGCGTGTCTGTCGACAGTCAGTTCAGCCACCTGGCATGGATTCAGACCGCCCGTAACGAAGGCGGCCTCGGCGACATCAACTATCCCCTCGTCGCTGATCTCAAGAAAGAGATCTCCACGGCTTACAACGTTCTTGACGAGGACGAAGGTGTCGCTCTTCGCGGCCTGTTCATCATTGATCCCGATGGTGTGATCATGCACGCCACAATCAACAACCTGCCGGTGGGCCGGAATGTTGATGAGACATTGCGCGTTCTTCAGGCATTCCAGTACGTGCAATCCAATCCTGACGAGGTCTGCCCCGCCAACTGGACGCCTGGTGAAAAAACCATGAAACCTGATCCTGTCGGAAGCAAGGAGTTTTTCGCAGCAATCAACTGA
- a CDS encoding UPF0182 family protein: MSRLNQGLQKSSGALARWSLLLIPAVWLLARLLVEKAWFAQFQLEHLYTQRLVYQLIGGALSLLLVCVCATWRHHWMRAYVPTPQGHIPTLRGSTYTLSLLACLIVLLAVLGVSTRLAWLAWTDPMHLGHWWSVPFDPGWPALSLSILLLLLVTLGLTRIRRLSLAFLYGSVCVCLVAARSWALWALAIAIPDSGRIESVLGADLSFGLGRFSALALAGELSLILLLLTLSTSLWTRLTRSPCLSDWGFPGWTSRERQLLRPAFALLMLVLAALVWLSRHQLLWTQSGLLAGAGWVGVHLVLPLRAGVSLLLVLLAFTYLPWINTIYRHRRGLRITFFGLACTALITELLLAPALQWMVVRPRELRLETPYLNKAIESTRHGYQLDAIQSSEFRPNRELTNQDLEKGESTLENIRLWDSQPLLASNRQLQQLRVYYQFANASVDRYPLSAERAVNQQVIISARELDQSALPAGSKTWQNRHFVFTHGFGFTLNPVNISDPDNLPAYFISDLGRSTQIEGNETLGITREDVKREVPIGRAALYFGTLPSPYAIAPSKIEEFDYPEGDKNTYNHYSGMAGVPLRQFWQRVAASIYLAEPRLLSTGSLNSESRLQLRRDVKQRVSALAPFLDFMGDPYLVSVPLEDGAEGYQQDQHQYWIVDGYTSSRTLPYASILPDGRPIRYLRNSVKVIVDAYNGSVHFYVSEPDDPIIQGWARLFPDLLQPLDGMPRILKSHLMVPQVQFELQVQQLLRYHVTDPRTFYNGDDVWQVPKELYGSDQIPVAPYHITAQLPSSDESEFLLLQPLTPLARPNLSAWLAARSDGENYGKLELIRFPSDVPTFGPEQVQALINQDPQISSQFGLWDRAGSQVIQGNLLVLPVGNSLLYVEPIYIKARLGGLPTLARVVVSNGRRVAMASDLDSALDMLLNDRSMVVTDNP, encoded by the coding sequence TGTCTCTTCTGCTGGTTTGCGTCTGCGCCACGTGGCGACATCACTGGATGCGTGCCTATGTGCCGACGCCGCAGGGGCACATTCCGACCCTGCGCGGCAGCACTTACACGTTGTCGTTGCTGGCCTGTCTGATCGTTCTGTTGGCCGTGTTGGGCGTGTCCACTCGCCTCGCATGGCTGGCCTGGACGGACCCGATGCATCTCGGGCACTGGTGGAGCGTCCCCTTCGATCCGGGATGGCCAGCGCTGAGCCTCAGCATTCTGTTGCTTCTGCTCGTAACTCTAGGGTTGACGCGAATTCGTCGCCTGAGCCTCGCTTTCCTCTACGGCAGTGTCTGCGTGTGTCTCGTTGCCGCGCGTAGTTGGGCACTTTGGGCACTAGCCATTGCGATTCCCGATTCAGGCCGGATTGAGTCTGTTCTGGGTGCGGATTTGAGCTTTGGTCTGGGACGCTTTTCTGCTCTAGCCCTCGCAGGGGAGCTGTCGCTCATCCTGCTGCTTCTCACCCTCAGCACATCGCTGTGGACCCGTTTGACACGGTCACCCTGTCTGAGCGATTGGGGTTTTCCTGGGTGGACTTCCCGTGAACGTCAACTGCTCAGACCAGCGTTCGCTCTGCTGATGTTGGTGCTGGCCGCACTGGTGTGGTTGTCGCGCCACCAGTTGCTCTGGACCCAGAGCGGACTCCTTGCTGGAGCCGGTTGGGTGGGTGTTCACCTTGTACTGCCCTTGCGTGCTGGGGTTTCGCTACTTCTAGTGCTTCTCGCGTTCACTTACCTGCCTTGGATTAACACGATTTATCGACATCGCAGAGGGTTGAGGATCACGTTCTTTGGTCTTGCCTGCACAGCACTGATCACTGAACTTCTGCTGGCTCCAGCTCTTCAATGGATGGTGGTTCGACCACGCGAATTGAGGCTCGAGACGCCTTATCTCAATAAGGCCATTGAGTCCACGAGGCATGGCTATCAATTGGATGCAATTCAATCATCTGAATTCAGGCCCAATCGTGAGCTAACCAACCAAGATTTGGAAAAAGGAGAAAGCACACTTGAGAATATTCGCCTTTGGGACAGTCAACCTCTCCTTGCATCCAACCGACAACTCCAGCAACTCCGTGTTTACTACCAATTCGCAAATGCGTCAGTCGACCGCTACCCCCTCAGTGCAGAGCGAGCTGTAAATCAACAAGTGATTATTTCGGCCCGTGAACTCGACCAGTCTGCTCTTCCCGCTGGCTCCAAAACCTGGCAAAACAGGCATTTCGTGTTCACCCACGGATTCGGGTTCACCCTCAATCCTGTGAATATCAGTGATCCTGACAACCTACCGGCCTATTTCATTAGCGATTTAGGTCGGTCCACACAGATTGAAGGAAATGAAACGCTGGGGATTACGCGAGAGGATGTCAAACGCGAAGTTCCAATTGGCCGTGCAGCACTTTATTTTGGGACTCTGCCCTCGCCCTACGCGATTGCACCCTCAAAGATTGAAGAATTTGATTATCCGGAGGGAGACAAGAATACTTACAATCACTATTCCGGAATGGCTGGAGTTCCTCTCCGTCAATTCTGGCAGCGTGTTGCTGCATCGATCTATCTCGCTGAACCGCGCCTGTTAAGTACGGGTTCATTGAACTCGGAATCACGTCTGCAGCTGCGACGTGATGTCAAGCAACGCGTCAGTGCTCTGGCACCCTTCCTCGACTTCATGGGTGATCCCTACCTGGTGTCGGTTCCTCTCGAGGACGGTGCTGAGGGTTATCAACAAGATCAGCATCAATATTGGATTGTTGATGGCTACACCTCATCACGAACACTGCCCTATGCATCGATATTGCCAGACGGGCGTCCGATTCGATATTTGCGTAATTCAGTGAAAGTGATTGTGGACGCTTACAACGGCTCCGTTCATTTTTACGTCAGTGAACCTGATGACCCAATCATTCAGGGCTGGGCACGCTTGTTTCCTGATCTGCTTCAACCATTGGATGGAATGCCAAGGATTTTGAAATCACATCTCATGGTTCCGCAAGTTCAATTTGAGCTTCAGGTGCAGCAACTCCTCCGTTATCACGTAACCGATCCAAGAACGTTTTACAACGGGGATGATGTGTGGCAAGTGCCAAAAGAACTTTATGGATCCGATCAAATCCCTGTTGCCCCTTATCACATTACGGCTCAGCTTCCATCCAGTGATGAATCTGAATTCTTGTTATTGCAGCCTTTAACGCCACTGGCTCGACCCAACCTCTCAGCATGGTTAGCAGCACGAAGTGACGGTGAAAACTACGGAAAGCTCGAGTTGATTCGATTCCCGAGTGATGTTCCAACGTTTGGTCCTGAGCAGGTGCAAGCATTGATCAATCAGGATCCTCAGATTAGTTCACAATTCGGTCTATGGGACCGTGCTGGTTCGCAGGTGATTCAGGGAAATTTACTGGTTCTCCCAGTTGGCAATTCACTGTTGTATGTCGAGCCCATATACATCAAAGCCAGGCTAGGTGGACTACCTACATTGGCTCGAGTCGTTGTCAGTAATGGACGCAGAGTAGCGATGGCCAGTGATCTCGATTCAGCGCTTGATATGTTGCTGAATGATCGCAGCATGGTGGTGACGGATAATCCATAA